The stretch of DNA GGGCTAGGTAGGCGCCGAAGATAAATCCTGGCAAGGCAAGCAGCGATCCGATTGCCAATGTGGAGATTCCACTTAAGCCTTGGCCGACAGTACAGCCAAGCGCCGTAACACCACCAAACCCCATTAAAGTCGCACCAATTAAATGGTTGGCTGTATCTTCAGTGTCGCGAAAGCTTTCCCAACGAAATGACTTAGTCAAAATAGAAATACAGGCTGATCCAGAAATCATTCCAATGACAGCAGCAATGCCAACAGTAATCACCTTTGAAGTATCGCTGTAAAGCATCAACCATTCAAGCGAGAACGCATATGGCGCTACAAAGGAGAGGCTCTCCATTCGACCAGAGTTAGTTACCAAGAAAACCTCTTCTAAGGTATTAGGATCCTCAGAAACAAAGCCCAAGTTGCCTGATATCCACCAAACAGCACAAATAGCTAGGCCAACAAAAGTTCCGGCAAATAGGTTTTCAGCGGTCCAGAAAGCTTTGTTTGCAAGTGCATAAGCAATGAAGGCAAATCCCACCACTAAACCCAAAGCTAGGTGTAAGTTATTGCGCGCAATGCCAGTAATTGGAGCTAAGATACTTGGCAAATCTTGAGATGTATTAAGTGCAATGAAGACCGAATCCAAAGTATTGACGCGAATCACACCCAGAAAGCCCTTCATCGTCATGTAAGCCGAAAGTCCAAGGACGATAAATACGATGATGGATTTCAGATTACCGCCACCAATACGAACAAGCGTCTTGCTACCGCAGCCAGATGAAAGAACCATGCCAAAACCAAATAGCGTACTGCCTACTATTGAAGATAGCCATAAAAACCTATTGCTGGTGTAGAAACTTTTCAGTGGATCAATGAGCCCTAAGTAAGACATTAAAGCAAAACCAATAATCGCCACGCCGATGGCCAGAAACCATTGCTTTAAACGACCCCAGCTAGACATAATAAAAATATCTGAGACTGCACCCATGCTACAGAAACCTGTTTTTTGCATCACTGCACCCAACAGGAAAGTCACTGCAAAGGTAGCAAATAAAACTGATTTGCTAAGAGAAGAAATATCTACCGCATCCATAAAAAATCTTTACTGAAATTATTTAAATTTATAAAACTGCTTGCTTAGATAGGCTGCTACATCAGCCTCGTCCTCAGGAAAAAGATCTAGACGTAATTCTGTATTACACCTAGCAACCATCGTCTTTAGGTTTTGAAGATTTTTAACCTTGCTATCACTGCGGGTGTAGATCATGTCACCATTGCCAAAGCCAGATTTTTTGGCATGGCAGGCATAGCATTTCTCTTGGTCAATTTTTTTACCGTTTGCAAGGTCCGGCGCAGCATAGACAGATAAATGTATGCCAAACATGGCAACGAATATAAATATCAGCTTAATCAGTGGTAATTTCATTTGAAATCAGTCATTTAGCAAAGTAATCCGCTATTTTAAAGCCCAGATGACAAATTTGCCTTATTCCGCCTGAATTGAGAGGTATACGTTGTAGGCATTCATGCGATTTGCCGCCCTAAACAAAGGCATTCCCTCGTATTCTGACCAATCAGTCTGCCGATAGGCCTCCTCAAAAGGGTCCATATCGATAGCCGACTTGGTCATCGATTGGCGCAAATATCGTAAATACTCCCGTGTAAAGCGGATATCTTCAATTGGATTGATGGAGTGCGCGCCGTGGCCAGGAATCACAATACTGGGGTTTAGTGATTCAATTTCATTCAAAGCCTGCAACCAGCCCTTACTATCGGCATTGCCAACAAAGGGAATGCGACCCCGAAAAACTAAGTCGCCTGCAAAAAGGACATTTTCAGAGGGTACATAAACAATTAAGTCCTCAGGCGCATGAGCGGGACCCACTCTACCTATCTTAAATTCCACGCCCCCGACAGTAAGTATGAAATTCTGATCTATCCAGACATCTGCCGATATTAAATTAGTAGAGGCATTTACCCAGGGGGCAAAATCAATTCGTGATGCAATCAAGCGCTGTTTAGCAGTTTCAGAGGAAATATAGTTTCTGCCTTCTCCTTGCGCATAAATCTTCGCTCCACCACGCTTGAACTCTTGAAGTCCATAAACATGATCTGCATGGTAATGCGTTACGATGACGGCAACTACTTTTTGAGATGTAAGCTTTTTAATTTCTGCAATGAGTTTCTTGGCAAGCGCTGGTGAACCTAGAGCATCAACCACCACTACACCTTTGGGAGTAATCACAAAACCCGCATTAGAAATAAAGTTTTGATTTTTACTGCTACCCATTTCTGGCAAGCCTTGTACAAAATACGTATGTGGGGCTACTTGAATAGGCTTCAGGATCAAATCATCGGATGCGTGAGTAGGAGTTGCAGATATAAATAGTAAGACCAAAACAAGTGAAAGCACTCGTAGTATTTCTGAGCGCAATTCAACATACGACCACTGCATAGCTTAAGGCTTTATGTAAGCAAAACGGCTTTGGTTCTGAAGGTCAGCCACTCGAACCACTCCTGATGGAGTGAAGTCCGTGTCTAGGATAAATTGATCCTTCTTCAGATTACGGTTCTTTAGCGTAATCTCGCAGACCTCAAACCGAACACCACGTGACTTTAGAGCGCCAACTAGAGGTGCGTATTCAATTCCGTTCTTTTTATCCTTGGCACCTTCCATCATGATGTCGACGCCATTGGCATGAGTAACGACAATAATTTTGGTTTGCGGGGAAACATCCAAATGATTGCGTATGTTACGCAGACCTTTGATGCCCTGTGATTCAGCATCATCAATGTGATACACCACTTCAGTGGGCCCTGCAGCGTAGGCAGCCATAGCAAACAAGGCAAAAGTAGTCGCTAAGCACTGAAGTAATTTTTTCATTATTGATCTCGAATAGAAAACGATTAGAGGGAAACCATTCCAGGATTATTTTTGACGCCCTTAATGATCGGCTCATTGAGCTTCACGGCCTTCACCACTTTCACATCACGCAAATGGCGCTCCATCACATCCCAAATTGCTTCACCACCAGCATTCTTAGCATCTTCGCTAACTGGTGCCCAGCCAGCAACCTTATATGTCTTGCTAGGATCAATATCCTTACCATTTAAACGCATATCACTAATCCGCTTACCAGCAGATGCCGCGGGATCAATGGTGTATTGCATACCGCCTACACGAACCATGTCGCCACCCTGTTGGTAATAGGGATCGGGGTTAAATAAATTGTCCGCCACGTCTTCCAAGATGGTCTTGATCGTTTCACCAGTCATATTGGTAACCGTGGTGTATGGATAGGTAATGGCGGTTTGATCTAACAAGTTCTCACGGGTAATAGCTTGTCCTGGCAATAAGCTGGTGCCCCAACGGAAGCCTGGAGAGAAAGCAATCTCCGCATTCTTCTGAGCCATCAATCCATCCAAAATTAACTGGTCAAAACTGCCGTTGAAATTACCACGGCGATACAAAAGACCATCTGTTGTGGCTAATTTTTCATTCAGCTTCGCTTCATATGGGGCTCGTACTTTAGCGATCAGCTTATTCATCGCAGGATCAGCCGGAATCATATTTGAGAAAATTGGGAAAAGCTTGTAGCGAAAATCTACTGGCTTGCCGCCCTTGACATCAAAATCGAGTACGCCCAAGAATTTACTATTAGAACCTGCATTGGTAACTAAAGTTACCCCATTCGAGTTCTTTACTTTGACTGGAATCGGAACGCCATCATGCGTATGGCCACCCATGATTGCATCCAAGCCAGTAACACGGGATGCCATCTTTAAATCAACGTCCATACCGTTATGGGACAGCAACACAACTACTTTTGCACCCTTAGCCTTTACTTCATTAATGGTCTTCTGAAGATTTTCTTCCTGAATACCAAATGTCCAGTCTGGTGTGAAGTAACGTGGATTAGCAATTGGGGTGTAAGGGAAGGCCTGGCCAATTACTGCCACTTGAATACCGTTCTGCACTTTCATAACATACGGATTAAAGACGGAGTCACCAAAGTCTGCCGTCTTAATATTTTGAGCAACAAAAGAAACCTTGCCCTTGAAATCGCCATTCACAATCTCCATGACGCGCTTTTCACCGAGGGTCATTTCCCAGTGGGGAGTCATGACATCAACACCTAACAGCAAGGCCGCATCAACCATATCTTGACCATTGGTCCAGAGTGATGTGCCTGAGCCCTGCCAAGTATCTCCACCGTCCAATAACAGCGCACCTGGACGACTTGTTTTAATTTGCTTAATCAAAGTTGCCATATGGGCGAAGCCACCCATCTTGCCGTAGTTTTGCGCAGCTGCAACGTAATCAAGATAAGTAAAGGCATGCGCATCACGCGTTCCCGGCTTAATGCCATTCGCTTTTAGAAAATATTCGCCGACTAAGTGAGGCGTCTTACCTTCTTGCGCCCCGATACCAAGATTGACATTGGGCTCACGGAAATAGATTGGCAATAACTGGGCATGGCAATCAGTGAAGTGCAAAAAATGTACATTACCAAACTTAGGTAAATCATAGAATTTTTGAGCTGTTGTCTGCGCACTAGCAAAATTGGATTGCAGACTCATGCCACCTGCGGAGGCTATAGCTAATGCTTGCAAAAATTCGCGTCGATTTAAAGACATAGTATTTCCTTAAGAAAACAGGCCTTGCGGCCTGTTTAAATATGTTATTTATTCACAGGTGATTCTGGATCAAGCAGTAAAGCCATGACGTCCTGTATTTGCTTCTCATTTAATAACTTGAAGTGGGCAAAGCGAGGCATATTACTGCATGCGTTATACGCCTTGGAGTTGTTAATTCGGTTCCAGGTATAAGTTACAACCTCTGGAGAATATCCACGCATTTTGCCGTATCCAGTCAAAGATGGACCGATGTTCCCATAAGAAATTTCTTTGGCGTCAATTTGATGGCAGTTATAACAACCACCGCCAACTGGGGCATCAGCCTTATCAGACCATGTGGCTCCACGACCACTTTGCGCGATTCGCTCACCATTTTTCCAGTCACCAATGTACTTCCCATCAGATGGCTGCTTGATAGTATCCATATTGATCTTCTGGATTTTCTCGCGCATAGCTTGACCTTGTTTACTATCAGCAAACTTAGGATCAGAACAGAACTTTTGAGTTGCATCTTGGTCGATGCGATCCAATCCCGCAATAGCTTCGGCGCGGAAGCTATCTTGAATCATCTTGTTAAATTTTGGATCATTTTTCTGCTGTGCAAGAGCAGGAGTCTGCATTAAGCCAGCAGCAAAAATAAATCCAGTAGCAGCTAAGAGTTGTTTTAAGTGTGTAATTTTCATATTCATCTCTTATCCATTAACGCTTTAAGCCAGGTGTTTCGACAGTTCCGCCATTGCCGGTTTTTGCCATATACATAGACAAAGCGATAGTCACGTCCGAGCCATATATAGGGAACGGAAAGCGTTGCTGACGGAAACAATCATTTAAGCGTTGTTGCATCGTCCAAAATTGACCGCTCGATACGCGGTAGGCTGGCCAATAACCCCAACCTAAAGCTGCGCCCTTTTGCTCTGTAATGTTTGGTAAATCTTGCAAACGAATACGCTTGCCGTTTTCAGCATGGCAAGATGCGCAAGAGAAGTCCATTGGACCGCCCTGGAAGAAGAAAGCGCGCTTACCAAGGTCATACATCTCTTTTTCCTTTGGATGAGCGGTACTTACCTTAATCTTTTCACCTTTAGATAAAGTAACAACGTAGGCAACGATAGCCTCCATATCCTTTTTAGGACCCTTTTGGAATGGAGCATCAATCATTTCCTGTGGATCGCGACCCTGCAATACCTGCATACACGTCATCAAGCGTGACTCTAAATCTTGAACCTTATTTGTGTCTTTAAAGTAGCGCGGCAGTTGTGCCGCTGCACCCTTTACTACCCCAGGCCCTAAACCCAGATTACATTGCTCAAGTGTTGCATTCTTGGGGCCAGCTGGCTTTTTCCACAACTCTTCACCTGCCGCCTCGTAGAGCTCTGAAGGATTTCCATCGGCAATCATCTCGCGATATTTAGCAATATCGTCAGTAGCACTCTTTTGTGCTGACACCGAAGATGTCATTGTTAATAAAGCTGCTACTAAACCAGTAGCTAGCCCTAAGGTCAATTTACGCTGCATTTCCTACCCTTTCAGAACCACGGAGGCGGTGAAGATTAATTAAAGCAAAAACAATTAAGAAACAGTTGCTTCATCAGTGCGTTTATCGCCCTTATTATCATTCCAAGTCACAGCAATTTTGTCGCCCTTAGCACCCTTGTACTTAAAGTTCAAAAATGGGTCCTTAGAAACTGCAGGACCAAATTCGCCAGCAAATACTTTTTTGCCGTTGGCCGTAACATTAATAGTGCTGATAAACCACTGAGGAATAGTTTTGCCGGCAGCATCTTTACGCTGACCAGATTCCATATCGTGTTTCATCAAGATTTTTACGTCAACAGTACCGCCACTTTCAGCAGCTCTTACGCGCATTGGATCAGCCATTTTGGTTCCTTTTTTGCTCTATATATAAATGAATTGTTCTATTGAATTACCGCGAATTAACCGCCGCAACCACCAAGCGTTACTTTGACTTCTTTAACAGTCATCAACCACTTGCCATCAGCCTTAACTAATCCATAGACATTGGATGTTTGACCCATCTTGATGCGGGTAGTAACGAATGGCTCTGTACCAGCAGGAATAAAGAATTGGGCAGCGAGTGAGCTTGGGTTCTTTTCAACCAAGATTGCCATTTGCTCCGCTTTAAGCGTAGTAGTAATTCCAACAGGAACTACCGCACCATTTTCGGCAATATCAGGGGCATTCAATGTAACTGCGGCAGATTTATCTGGGCTACCAGCACCTAAAATTTTAAAGACATCATCCAAGCTCTTGCCTTCAAAAGCGGCCTTATTCCACTCTTGGGCTTGAGCTGTACTAATAAGGCCTGTAGAAGCCATCAAGCCAAACACTGCTGAGTACTTCAATACACTGCGACGCTGCTGATTCATAACAACTCCTTTATTAATCTTCAATACTCTCAATTTATTGCTTATTTTGCATTAAAACACTGTGGATACTACCTAATTCATTATTTTATTTACCGCCTGAAAGCATCCAAACCACCAAAGCCTTGCGATCCTCATCAGAAAGCTGTGCTTGAGCTGGCATCGGGATTGAACCCCAAACACCCGCTCCCCCAAGCTTCACCTTGGTCATTAACCGATCCACTGCACCACTTTGACCTTCATATTTTTTGACAATATCTGCAATTGAAGGCCCAACTAACTTGGCATTAGGGGCATGACAAGCTGAGCAGTTCTCATTTTTAAACAGTGCTGCCGTACCTTTTGCTGCGGAAGAATGGGTATCTGCTGCATGTGCCAAACCGGTGCCTGAAGCGCCAGGCAATTGCTTAATCGGTGGTTTTGTAGAGTCTGCACCGCGATATGGGCCATACATACGATTTTGCTCTGCAATATTATCATGCGCATTGCGAGCAAAGTCTGGCAAGGTTGATCCAATTTGCACAAACGAAACACAGTTATGCATACATGCATTGCCATTGACGTCAGGCTTATCTTTTACATTCCAAAAGCCGTGCTTAGTCGTCATGCCGTTACGGTTCGGCATTTTAATTTCAGCAATATTCTTATCGCTCAGAACAAAATCGTCAGGAACAATTTCGCCAAGACTCAAAATAAATGCAACCAATGCATAGGTGTCATCAGGAGTTAGCGATCTAGGCGCATTCCACGGCATCGCACGGTAGATGTAATCCCACAATGTGGATACTGTAGACAGCTTCATTAAAGTGGTTCTTTGCGGCTGCTTTGTATCTTTTAATGAGGCAACTCGACCCGTCTTCAGATCATCCTTAGTAGTACCACCAGAAATAGGTGTAAAGATTTCATTAGACTCACCGAAGGTACCGTGACAACTGGAACATTGAGCTTCCCAAATAATCTGTCCTTTTTCAACTGAACCAGATCCTTTTGGCAAGCCCTTAAAGTCTGGACGCACATCAATATCCCAAGCTGCAACTTCAGAAGGAGTCGCCACTCTACCAATACCAGGAAATTTTGTTGAACCCGATTGAGCAAATACGAATTGCGCAACCACTGTAATGAGCGCCGCAACTCCTAGGCGGATCTTCAATTTATCCAACTTGAACATTGCTCACCTCGCCATTTGAATCTAATTTCCATGATTGAATTGCATTATTGTGATAAATCGAGCGTGTACCGCGAACATTACGAAGTGTCTTGATCGTTGGTTGTATATAGCCAGTGTCATCCATAGCTCTTGATTGCATGATTGCTGGGGAGCCATCCCACACCCAATCAATATTGAAGCGCGTAATGGATTTAGTAAGTACGGGCGTTTCTAGACGGGCTGTACGCCAATTGT from Polynucleobacter duraquae encodes:
- a CDS encoding YeeE/YedE family protein, encoding MDAVDISSLSKSVLFATFAVTFLLGAVMQKTGFCSMGAVSDIFIMSSWGRLKQWFLAIGVAIIGFALMSYLGLIDPLKSFYTSNRFLWLSSIVGSTLFGFGMVLSSGCGSKTLVRIGGGNLKSIIVFIVLGLSAYMTMKGFLGVIRVNTLDSVFIALNTSQDLPSILAPITGIARNNLHLALGLVVGFAFIAYALANKAFWTAENLFAGTFVGLAICAVWWISGNLGFVSEDPNTLEEVFLVTNSGRMESLSFVAPYAFSLEWLMLYSDTSKVITVGIAAVIGMISGSACISILTKSFRWESFRDTEDTANHLIGATLMGFGGVTALGCTVGQGLSGISTLAIGSLLALPGFIFGAYLALLYLETRNAPNPCS
- a CDS encoding MBL fold metallo-hydrolase, with protein sequence MQWSYVELRSEILRVLSLVLVLLFISATPTHASDDLILKPIQVAPHTYFVQGLPEMGSSKNQNFISNAGFVITPKGVVVVDALGSPALAKKLIAEIKKLTSQKVVAVIVTHYHADHVYGLQEFKRGGAKIYAQGEGRNYISSETAKQRLIASRIDFAPWVNASTNLISADVWIDQNFILTVGGVEFKIGRVGPAHAPEDLIVYVPSENVLFAGDLVFRGRIPFVGNADSKGWLQALNEIESLNPSIVIPGHGAHSINPIEDIRFTREYLRYLRQSMTKSAIDMDPFEEAYRQTDWSEYEGMPLFRAANRMNAYNVYLSIQAE
- a CDS encoding DsrE family protein; its protein translation is MKKLLQCLATTFALFAMAAYAAGPTEVVYHIDDAESQGIKGLRNIRNHLDVSPQTKIIVVTHANGVDIMMEGAKDKKNGIEYAPLVGALKSRGVRFEVCEITLKNRNLKKDQFILDTDFTPSGVVRVADLQNQSRFAYIKP
- the soxB gene encoding thiosulfohydrolase SoxB, giving the protein MSLNRREFLQALAIASAGGMSLQSNFASAQTTAQKFYDLPKFGNVHFLHFTDCHAQLLPIYFREPNVNLGIGAQEGKTPHLVGEYFLKANGIKPGTRDAHAFTYLDYVAAAQNYGKMGGFAHMATLIKQIKTSRPGALLLDGGDTWQGSGTSLWTNGQDMVDAALLLGVDVMTPHWEMTLGEKRVMEIVNGDFKGKVSFVAQNIKTADFGDSVFNPYVMKVQNGIQVAVIGQAFPYTPIANPRYFTPDWTFGIQEENLQKTINEVKAKGAKVVVLLSHNGMDVDLKMASRVTGLDAIMGGHTHDGVPIPVKVKNSNGVTLVTNAGSNSKFLGVLDFDVKGGKPVDFRYKLFPIFSNMIPADPAMNKLIAKVRAPYEAKLNEKLATTDGLLYRRGNFNGSFDQLILDGLMAQKNAEIAFSPGFRWGTSLLPGQAITRENLLDQTAITYPYTTVTNMTGETIKTILEDVADNLFNPDPYYQQGGDMVRVGGMQYTIDPAASAGKRISDMRLNGKDIDPSKTYKVAGWAPVSEDAKNAGGEAIWDVMERHLRDVKVVKAVKLNEPIIKGVKNNPGMVSL
- the soxX gene encoding sulfur oxidation c-type cytochrome SoxX encodes the protein MKITHLKQLLAATGFIFAAGLMQTPALAQQKNDPKFNKMIQDSFRAEAIAGLDRIDQDATQKFCSDPKFADSKQGQAMREKIQKINMDTIKQPSDGKYIGDWKNGERIAQSGRGATWSDKADAPVGGGCYNCHQIDAKEISYGNIGPSLTGYGKMRGYSPEVVTYTWNRINNSKAYNACSNMPRFAHFKLLNEKQIQDVMALLLDPESPVNK
- the soxA gene encoding sulfur oxidation c-type cytochrome SoxA codes for the protein MQRKLTLGLATGLVAALLTMTSSVSAQKSATDDIAKYREMIADGNPSELYEAAGEELWKKPAGPKNATLEQCNLGLGPGVVKGAAAQLPRYFKDTNKVQDLESRLMTCMQVLQGRDPQEMIDAPFQKGPKKDMEAIVAYVVTLSKGEKIKVSTAHPKEKEMYDLGKRAFFFQGGPMDFSCASCHAENGKRIRLQDLPNITEQKGAALGWGYWPAYRVSSGQFWTMQQRLNDCFRQQRFPFPIYGSDVTIALSMYMAKTGNGGTVETPGLKR
- the soxZ gene encoding thiosulfate oxidation carrier complex protein SoxZ, translating into MADPMRVRAAESGGTVDVKILMKHDMESGQRKDAAGKTIPQWFISTINVTANGKKVFAGEFGPAVSKDPFLNFKYKGAKGDKIAVTWNDNKGDKRTDEATVS
- the soxY gene encoding thiosulfate oxidation carrier protein SoxY; this translates as MNQQRRSVLKYSAVFGLMASTGLISTAQAQEWNKAAFEGKSLDDVFKILGAGSPDKSAAVTLNAPDIAENGAVVPVGITTTLKAEQMAILVEKNPSSLAAQFFIPAGTEPFVTTRIKMGQTSNVYGLVKADGKWLMTVKEVKVTLGGCGG
- a CDS encoding c-type cytochrome gives rise to the protein MFKLDKLKIRLGVAALITVVAQFVFAQSGSTKFPGIGRVATPSEVAAWDIDVRPDFKGLPKGSGSVEKGQIIWEAQCSSCHGTFGESNEIFTPISGGTTKDDLKTGRVASLKDTKQPQRTTLMKLSTVSTLWDYIYRAMPWNAPRSLTPDDTYALVAFILSLGEIVPDDFVLSDKNIAEIKMPNRNGMTTKHGFWNVKDKPDVNGNACMHNCVSFVQIGSTLPDFARNAHDNIAEQNRMYGPYRGADSTKPPIKQLPGASGTGLAHAADTHSSAAKGTAALFKNENCSACHAPNAKLVGPSIADIVKKYEGQSGAVDRLMTKVKLGGAGVWGSIPMPAQAQLSDEDRKALVVWMLSGGK